One part of the Candidatus Zixiibacteriota bacterium genome encodes these proteins:
- a CDS encoding low molecular weight phosphotyrosine protein phosphatase, with amino-acid sequence MSPDNNTIFRVMFVCTGNTCRSPMAEG; translated from the coding sequence ATGAGTCCTGATAATAATACGATCTTCCGGGTCATGTTCGTCTGTACCGGCAATACCTGCCGTTCCCCTATGGCCGAGGG